In Thermotoga sp. Ku-13t, one genomic interval encodes:
- a CDS encoding ABC transporter permease subunit — MTGFSILKMTLKMVLIFVVLLLVVGPLVGIVLWSFARIWYWPSPVPQEFTLRYWAEVFRQGRVLSSLILSLRIALITVGLSISVAIPAAYAFARYRLPAESVLLFLFLMPQAFPQLPVFINLARVFGKIGLRGNPWGIILAHTMASLVFSLWIITATFKSIPLDLEQAAQNLGASRFRAFWTITFPLGIPGIVAGAIHVFLWSMGEFNAAFFIGAPFIQTAPVLMYTASAGYNMQIASVIAIVLMVPSLLFMLVIEKFLKAEYIAGIGG, encoded by the coding sequence GTGACAGGATTCTCGATCCTCAAAATGACTCTGAAAATGGTGTTGATTTTCGTGGTGCTTTTGCTTGTGGTGGGACCACTTGTAGGGATAGTGTTATGGAGTTTCGCAAGGATCTGGTACTGGCCAAGCCCAGTTCCACAAGAATTCACACTGCGTTATTGGGCTGAAGTGTTCAGACAGGGAAGAGTACTGAGTTCCCTGATACTGAGTCTGAGGATAGCTTTGATAACCGTGGGACTTTCGATCTCGGTTGCGATCCCCGCCGCCTACGCCTTCGCCCGTTACAGATTACCGGCGGAGAGTGTTTTGCTCTTTCTGTTTCTGATGCCCCAGGCTTTTCCTCAGCTTCCCGTTTTCATCAACCTCGCTCGCGTCTTCGGAAAGATCGGACTGAGGGGCAATCCGTGGGGTATCATCCTGGCACACACCATGGCATCGCTCGTCTTCTCTCTCTGGATAATAACTGCGACGTTCAAGTCCATCCCACTCGATCTCGAGCAAGCAGCACAGAATCTTGGAGCGAGCAGGTTCCGTGCGTTCTGGACGATCACGTTTCCGCTGGGGATTCCAGGCATCGTTGCGGGCGCGATACACGTGTTTCTCTGGTCGATGGGTGAATTCAACGCTGCGTTTTTCATCGGTGCTCCCTTCATACAAACGGCACCCGTGCTGATGTATACCGCGAGCGCTGGTTACAACATGCAGATAGCCAGCGTGATCGCCATCGTGCTGATGGTGCCATCTCTGTTGTTCATGCTCGTCATCGAGAAGTTTCTGAAGGCTGAGTACATAGCTGGGATTGGGGGATGA
- the iolO gene encoding 5-keto-L-gluconate epimerase produces the protein MKLALVVSTSDAAFDALAFKGDLLKGVEMARRIGYDAVEIAVRDPKVVNVKELRGLLDELKMPVVAVGTGQAYLAEGLSITSEDPLVRRRALDRLKDHIDFASIFGAKVIVGLIRGKREKRAFESVLQLFIESLNELADHAAKKGVELVIEPLNRYETDFINTLQDAKLVLESLNRRNIGILADTFHMNIEEASIEESIRNFGAWIKHFHVADSNRWAPGSGHLNFDSILKALHEVDYAGYISVECLPLPGGQEEAATLAFKTLQNSLKKL, from the coding sequence GTGAAACTCGCTCTGGTTGTGAGCACGTCGGATGCGGCGTTCGACGCGCTTGCGTTCAAGGGTGATTTGTTGAAAGGTGTTGAGATGGCGAGGAGGATCGGATACGACGCGGTTGAGATCGCTGTGAGGGATCCGAAAGTCGTGAACGTGAAAGAACTCAGGGGTTTGCTCGATGAGTTGAAAATGCCTGTCGTCGCGGTCGGAACGGGACAGGCATATCTTGCGGAGGGTTTGAGCATCACATCGGAAGATCCTCTCGTCAGACGGCGCGCGCTGGACAGACTGAAGGATCACATCGATTTTGCCTCCATTTTTGGAGCCAAAGTGATCGTTGGACTGATCCGCGGTAAGAGAGAAAAGAGGGCTTTCGAAAGCGTATTACAGCTGTTCATAGAAAGTCTCAATGAGCTTGCAGATCACGCGGCGAAAAAAGGGGTTGAACTCGTCATCGAACCGTTGAACAGGTACGAAACTGATTTCATCAACACACTGCAGGATGCGAAACTGGTTCTTGAGAGTCTGAACAGGCGCAACATTGGAATTCTCGCGGACACGTTCCACATGAACATCGAAGAAGCCAGCATAGAAGAAAGCATAAGAAATTTTGGAGCGTGGATCAAGCACTTTCACGTCGCGGACAGCAACAGATGGGCGCCTGGTTCAGGTCATCTGAATTTTGATTCCATATTGAAGGCTCTGCACGAAGTCGATTACGCAGGCTACATTTCGGTCGAGTGCTTACCGTTGCCCGGGGGACAGGAAGAGGCAGCGACTTTGGCCTTTAAGACTCTGCAAAACTCTTTGAAAAAACTTTGA
- the gndA gene encoding NADP-dependent phosphogluconate dehydrogenase, whose product MKADIGLIGLAVMGQNLALNIARKGYSVAVYNRTAERTKKFVDDRVKSEKIIPTYSIEDFVDSLEKPRKIVLMVKAGQPVDDMIDELLPHLERGDLIIDGGNSHYADTDRRIRELEKEGILYLGMGVSGGEYGALHGPSLMPGGTKQAYQLVEKILLDIAAKTENGPCCTYVGDGSAGHFVKMVHNGIEYSIMQSIAEVYDVMRKALKLSSEQIGEIFEDWNRGELSSFLMEISFKIMNWKDEETSKPLVELILDKAEQKGTGKWSTQVALDLGVPAFSMAASVFARVVSYYKEERQKLSKRYEPAVKRDGSVEVEELRRALSLAYFLSYSQGIWLIHEASKSFNYGVDLLEVLRIWKGGCIIRSKMLDFLRSLLKNSPENVTFLDDEEARKFVEERLPSAIKVSNFARSCGIATPALNACLDYLFSLISENLPANLIQAQRDFFGAHTFQRIDRPGTFHVEWQTLE is encoded by the coding sequence GTGAAAGCAGATATAGGTCTCATAGGTCTTGCTGTCATGGGGCAGAATCTGGCTCTGAACATTGCTCGAAAAGGTTACAGTGTCGCGGTGTACAACCGAACCGCCGAGAGGACGAAGAAGTTCGTTGATGATAGGGTGAAGTCTGAAAAGATAATACCCACTTACAGCATCGAAGATTTCGTGGACAGCCTCGAAAAGCCGAGGAAAATCGTGCTCATGGTCAAGGCGGGTCAACCTGTGGACGACATGATAGATGAGCTGTTGCCGCATCTGGAGCGCGGAGATTTGATCATAGACGGCGGAAATTCACACTACGCCGATACAGACAGAAGGATAAGGGAGCTCGAAAAGGAAGGCATCCTTTATCTGGGTATGGGTGTTTCGGGTGGCGAGTACGGTGCTTTGCATGGACCATCTCTCATGCCAGGGGGGACCAAGCAGGCGTACCAGCTTGTTGAAAAGATCTTGCTTGACATAGCTGCGAAGACAGAAAATGGTCCATGCTGTACCTACGTCGGAGACGGATCGGCGGGACATTTCGTGAAGATGGTCCACAACGGCATCGAATACAGCATCATGCAGAGCATCGCAGAGGTTTACGATGTGATGCGAAAGGCTCTGAAACTTTCCAGCGAGCAGATTGGAGAAATATTTGAAGACTGGAACAGGGGAGAACTCTCGTCTTTCTTGATGGAGATTTCCTTCAAGATCATGAACTGGAAAGATGAGGAAACCAGTAAACCGCTCGTTGAGTTGATACTCGACAAAGCCGAGCAGAAAGGAACGGGTAAATGGTCCACTCAAGTCGCCCTCGATCTCGGAGTCCCCGCCTTCTCCATGGCAGCTTCGGTTTTCGCCCGCGTGGTGTCCTATTACAAAGAGGAAAGACAGAAACTTTCGAAGCGGTACGAACCTGCCGTGAAACGGGATGGAAGCGTCGAAGTCGAGGAATTGAGACGGGCCCTGTCGCTTGCCTACTTTTTGTCTTACTCTCAGGGAATCTGGCTCATCCACGAGGCTTCGAAATCGTTCAACTATGGTGTGGATCTGCTCGAAGTTTTGCGCATCTGGAAGGGTGGCTGCATCATCAGATCGAAGATGCTGGATTTTCTCAGAAGCTTGCTGAAGAATTCTCCGGAGAACGTAACTTTCTTGGACGATGAGGAAGCTCGAAAGTTCGTCGAAGAAAGGCTCCCATCGGCAATCAAGGTCAGCAACTTCGCAAGATCCTGTGGGATAGCTACACCCGCTCTGAACGCGTGTCTGGATTATCTGTTCAGTTTGATCAGCGAGAACCTGCCAGCGAATCTGATACAGGCTCAGAGAGACTTCTTCGGTGCACACACGTTCCAGCGGATCGACAGGCCAGGAACGTTCCATGTTGAATGGCAAACGCTTGAGTGA
- a CDS encoding HAD family hydrolase produces the protein MKLLVFDLDGTLLEKDGTLDPRTVDLLKQLDISGVKSTIATGRSLKSTRQFIEALSLKIPVILFNGARVYDPASGSYIFSKSLPWSIVERFVSLCKDLSVSLFLFVDEDAYAMNPGLRASDYIFRDGLSYFPLVNLSCLSGRTVTKIVIAGLVNELTKLRFFTELNDPCVNVTQSEENLLEVLPAGVSKAEALKWLCGFLRLDLKDVVAFGNGENDLEMIKIAGIGITFADAPPSLRYHAGTILSTCGYVGLREFVEKHIERAVLR, from the coding sequence GTGAAGCTACTCGTGTTCGATCTGGATGGGACGCTCCTCGAAAAAGACGGGACGCTCGATCCAAGGACCGTGGATCTGTTGAAGCAGCTCGACATCTCTGGCGTGAAAAGCACCATCGCCACAGGGCGTTCTTTGAAGAGCACCAGACAATTCATCGAAGCACTCTCACTGAAAATTCCAGTGATACTCTTCAACGGGGCACGCGTGTACGATCCTGCAAGCGGTAGTTACATTTTTTCGAAATCACTGCCCTGGAGCATCGTTGAAAGGTTCGTCTCACTATGCAAAGATCTTTCCGTGAGCCTTTTTCTTTTCGTTGACGAAGACGCTTACGCCATGAATCCAGGCTTGCGCGCAAGTGATTACATCTTTCGTGATGGGCTGAGCTATTTTCCCTTAGTTAACCTGAGCTGTTTGTCTGGTAGAACGGTCACAAAGATCGTCATCGCCGGTTTGGTCAACGAGCTGACGAAACTCAGATTTTTCACAGAGCTCAACGATCCTTGTGTCAACGTGACACAATCTGAGGAAAACCTGCTCGAGGTGTTACCAGCTGGGGTGAGCAAAGCTGAAGCGTTGAAATGGCTGTGCGGGTTTCTGCGACTGGATCTGAAAGACGTTGTCGCGTTCGGGAACGGTGAAAACGATCTTGAAATGATAAAGATAGCCGGCATTGGGATCACGTTCGCGGACGCACCACCATCTTTGAGGTATCACGCTGGAACGATTCTGAGCACTTGCGGATACGTTGGGCTCAGAGAGTTCGTTGAGAAGCATATCGAAAGGGCGGTGTTACGGTGA
- a CDS encoding ABC transporter ATP-binding protein — protein MDVLRVEGLRKYYGNVRALDDVSAEIQEGELFAVIGPSGSGKTTLLRSIAGFVQLDAGRIYIKGCDVTDLPPEKRNVAMFFQNYALWPHMTVFQNVAYGLKVRKLSKEKIREKVEWALNFLDIAHLADRKPNQLSGGQQQRVALARAIVVEPDLLLLDEPLSNLDAKIRMRIRFELRTLLKKLNIATLYVTHDQEEALSIADRIAVMNNGKILQVGKPREIYLKPANLFVADFVGVNCVVRTRPQLVAHIGLDVPEGVEEVNMVIRTEEVRMARPGTLKKTASKEVLLNGTVVGKLYIGARTRYEIMFTDLEENIFVNSDEDFEVGEPVQILLKEGSYFLFP, from the coding sequence ATGGACGTGCTGAGGGTTGAGGGCCTCAGGAAGTATTATGGCAACGTGAGGGCACTGGACGATGTGTCTGCGGAGATCCAAGAAGGGGAACTGTTCGCGGTCATCGGGCCGAGTGGTTCTGGGAAAACGACTTTGCTGAGATCCATCGCGGGCTTTGTGCAATTGGATGCCGGGAGGATTTACATAAAGGGTTGCGACGTGACAGACCTGCCTCCAGAGAAGAGAAATGTGGCGATGTTCTTTCAAAACTATGCGCTCTGGCCACACATGACTGTTTTTCAAAACGTCGCATACGGTTTGAAGGTAAGAAAACTCAGCAAAGAAAAAATACGAGAGAAAGTGGAATGGGCCCTGAACTTTCTCGATATAGCACATCTTGCAGATAGAAAACCTAATCAGCTCTCCGGCGGACAACAGCAGAGAGTGGCGCTGGCGAGAGCGATCGTGGTTGAACCGGATCTGCTGCTGCTCGATGAACCGTTGTCGAATCTGGATGCGAAGATCAGAATGAGGATCAGGTTCGAACTCAGAACCTTGCTCAAGAAACTCAACATTGCAACGCTCTACGTTACACACGATCAGGAAGAAGCGTTGAGTATAGCCGATAGAATTGCTGTCATGAACAACGGAAAAATATTGCAGGTTGGAAAGCCTCGCGAGATATACCTCAAGCCCGCGAACTTGTTCGTCGCGGATTTCGTTGGTGTGAACTGTGTCGTCCGCACCAGACCGCAGCTTGTCGCGCACATCGGGCTGGACGTTCCCGAGGGAGTGGAAGAGGTGAACATGGTTATAAGGACAGAAGAAGTGAGGATGGCTCGTCCCGGAACATTGAAAAAAACAGCGTCAAAGGAAGTGCTTTTGAACGGTACTGTTGTCGGCAAACTCTACATAGGTGCGAGAACACGTTATGAGATCATGTTTACGGATCTGGAGGAGAACATCTTCGTGAACAGCGACGAAGATTTCGAGGTGGGTGAACCCGTTCAGATTCTGTTGAAAGAAGGTAGCTATTTCCTCTTCCCATGA
- a CDS encoding ABC transporter ATP-binding protein: protein MSEYYIEVRNLVKLFKDPATHSIVRAVDDVSFGVEKGKLVTLLGPSGCGKTTTLRLIGGFEIPTSGEILIDGVVVNDFPPNRRPTSMVFQSYALFPHLNVFENVAYGLRVRKLSKEKIREKVIHMLNLVGLSGLEKRYPSQLSGGQQQRVALARALVVEPKVLLLDEPLSNLDAKLREQMRVELRKIQMELGITSIYVTHDQLEAMTLSDYVIVMKDGKIVQKDTPEMLYRFPANVFVAGFIGRASFVEATIVEQRMNECLVELRNGKKISVEARQGTTFSPKEEVLLVLRPEGGRFVPDREGILSGEVVTRIYTGSTFYFEIKTDLGQISVELHAHETQNVPQVREIVHVSFGRSSMAVVRKQ, encoded by the coding sequence GTGAGCGAATACTACATCGAAGTCAGAAATCTGGTCAAATTGTTCAAAGATCCCGCGACGCACTCTATCGTGAGGGCCGTGGATGATGTGAGTTTTGGCGTTGAAAAGGGAAAGCTAGTAACGTTGCTGGGACCGTCTGGCTGTGGTAAGACTACAACGTTGAGGCTGATAGGTGGATTCGAAATTCCTACATCAGGCGAGATATTGATCGACGGTGTCGTCGTCAACGATTTCCCTCCGAACCGTCGTCCGACATCGATGGTGTTCCAGAGCTACGCGCTGTTCCCACATCTCAACGTGTTCGAGAACGTGGCTTATGGATTGAGGGTACGCAAATTGTCGAAGGAAAAGATCCGTGAAAAAGTCATCCACATGTTGAACCTGGTTGGACTTTCAGGACTGGAGAAAAGGTATCCCAGCCAGCTCTCCGGCGGTCAACAGCAGAGGGTCGCGCTGGCCAGAGCTTTGGTGGTCGAACCGAAGGTGTTGCTTCTGGATGAACCGTTGTCCAACCTGGATGCGAAATTGAGAGAGCAAATGAGGGTTGAATTGAGAAAGATACAGATGGAGCTCGGTATCACGAGCATTTACGTCACGCACGATCAACTCGAAGCGATGACGCTTTCCGATTACGTGATAGTCATGAAGGACGGGAAGATCGTCCAGAAAGACACACCTGAGATGCTGTACAGATTTCCTGCGAACGTTTTCGTGGCTGGCTTCATAGGCCGGGCGAGTTTTGTCGAAGCGACGATCGTGGAACAGAGGATGAACGAGTGCCTTGTCGAGCTGAGAAACGGTAAAAAGATCAGCGTCGAGGCAAGGCAGGGAACGACGTTCAGCCCAAAAGAAGAAGTGTTGCTGGTGCTCAGACCCGAAGGTGGTAGGTTCGTGCCAGATCGGGAAGGAATCTTGAGCGGTGAGGTTGTAACGAGGATCTACACGGGTTCAACGTTCTACTTTGAAATCAAAACGGATCTGGGGCAGATAAGCGTGGAACTCCACGCCCACGAGACTCAAAACGTTCCACAGGTGAGGGAGATCGTTCACGTCAGCTTCGGAAGATCATCCATGGCGGTGGTGAGGAAACAGTGA
- a CDS encoding basic amino acid ABC transporter substrate-binding protein: protein MTLSFSKTITVGTSADFPPFEYIENGQFVGFDMDLIREIAKIAGFELKFVDMSFDSLIPALRAGQIDVAAAAMTITDERKQVVDFSIPYWTADQSIIVRADSNLTITVLFGKYKIGVQTGTTGDLWCTDELVGKGILPEKNLKRYDTFVLALSDLLNGNIDAIVLDSPVANRFAATKPVKVVGIIVTGEQYGIAVKKGNKELLEAINKALEQIIESGKMAELIDKYF, encoded by the coding sequence ATGACGCTGTCATTCTCAAAAACGATCACGGTCGGGACCAGTGCTGACTTTCCGCCTTTTGAGTACATCGAGAACGGTCAGTTCGTGGGATTCGACATGGATTTGATCAGGGAAATCGCGAAAATCGCCGGCTTTGAGTTGAAGTTCGTGGACATGAGTTTCGATTCGCTCATACCTGCGCTCCGCGCTGGACAGATCGATGTGGCTGCTGCGGCGATGACGATCACGGATGAGAGAAAACAGGTTGTGGATTTCTCCATACCTTACTGGACTGCGGACCAGAGCATCATAGTCAGGGCTGATTCGAACCTGACGATCACTGTGCTGTTCGGCAAGTACAAGATCGGTGTTCAAACAGGTACAACGGGTGATCTATGGTGCACGGACGAGCTCGTTGGAAAGGGCATCCTGCCGGAGAAGAACCTGAAAAGGTACGATACGTTCGTGCTGGCACTGAGCGATCTGTTGAACGGGAACATCGACGCCATAGTACTCGACTCGCCCGTCGCGAACAGGTTCGCTGCCACGAAACCCGTCAAGGTCGTCGGTATCATAGTGACGGGAGAACAATACGGCATCGCTGTTAAGAAAGGCAACAAAGAACTTCTCGAAGCTATAAACAAGGCGCTGGAACAGATTATAGAGTCTGGAAAAATGGCCGAGCTGATCGATAAATACTTCTGA
- a CDS encoding ABC transporter permease subunit translates to MRRKKELMVGFLLILPALVVLVALYVYPLALSVYMSFVAQGRFSLANYLKVFEIYWRDIIYSVVISLVATAVTLGLSIGVSGYLRFKSWKFLEIMYKLPLFIPFLIVGHAMRVFLAPHGTLNNLLTRILRIEELPGLSRSWIGLVWAFVWVMTPYAALIVFGAFRSLDNAYIEAAQNLGASRWKIVFDVLIPMCRPSIMVAFILTFVRTISSLTIPIMVGPASPNMITVNMMFRVNYFNDWGTANALGVISYLIVMVFAIYYLKFMAAERGGIKA, encoded by the coding sequence ATGAGACGAAAAAAAGAACTCATGGTTGGTTTTCTGCTGATCCTTCCAGCATTGGTTGTCCTGGTTGCGCTGTATGTTTATCCACTGGCACTCTCCGTTTATATGAGTTTCGTTGCCCAGGGAAGGTTTAGTCTTGCGAACTATCTGAAAGTTTTTGAGATTTACTGGCGTGACATCATCTACAGTGTCGTGATAAGCCTTGTTGCGACCGCCGTCACTTTGGGACTGAGCATCGGCGTGTCCGGTTATCTCCGCTTCAAGAGCTGGAAGTTTCTGGAAATCATGTACAAGTTGCCTTTGTTCATACCCTTCCTGATCGTGGGACACGCGATGAGAGTGTTCCTCGCACCGCACGGAACCCTGAACAACTTGTTGACCAGAATTCTGCGCATTGAAGAACTACCGGGTCTTTCTCGAAGCTGGATTGGTTTGGTCTGGGCGTTCGTGTGGGTCATGACTCCTTACGCTGCGCTCATCGTGTTTGGAGCGTTCAGGAGCTTGGACAATGCCTACATCGAAGCAGCGCAGAATTTAGGAGCATCCAGATGGAAGATCGTGTTCGACGTTCTCATTCCCATGTGTAGACCTTCCATCATGGTGGCGTTCATACTGACCTTCGTGAGGACGATAAGCAGCCTAACGATACCGATCATGGTCGGACCCGCCAGCCCGAACATGATCACGGTGAACATGATGTTCAGGGTGAACTACTTCAACGATTGGGGGACTGCGAACGCTCTTGGTGTGATTTCTTATTTGATCGTCATGGTGTTTGCGATCTACTATCTGAAGTTCATGGCGGCCGAGCGAGGGGGTATCAAAGCGTGA
- a CDS encoding extracellular solute-binding protein: MRKLCGVLMLIIAAVLLAQADIPIKVTLTMMVAGDQNMVDFFQYEIAPEFEKLYPNVKVKVVGTGPGDAGSQQIIQQLQLEKDSGKDRWAIDLVVIHEAGAIWAIERGLIRQYTDFLTARRLVTMKTAEVALGINVNGYVMPMFHSQTAIAYNPRFVKNPPKSYAELVEWVKENPKKFGYNGIKGGMSGVSFVFGWVYWKSKNPDVLMNGPFDEKYMEDWPQIYAELKEFNKYVTLTSGNAGTLDALNRGEIWMGPVWVDMFYTWIREGRMDPNIRLILPEPGMPGQPMYFAIPTKAANADYALKMIEFVSSPAVHAKYIVDRFNWYPAIGIEYVSPYLSKEVFDRLYRDIKEEDLLKFGKRMPIADYRTRMLEAYEKWVEK; the protein is encoded by the coding sequence ATGAGGAAGTTGTGTGGAGTATTGATGCTAATCATCGCAGCTGTTTTGCTCGCCCAGGCGGACATTCCGATCAAGGTCACACTCACCATGATGGTGGCTGGAGATCAGAACATGGTTGACTTCTTCCAGTACGAGATCGCCCCAGAGTTCGAAAAACTGTACCCGAACGTGAAGGTCAAGGTTGTCGGTACCGGGCCGGGAGATGCGGGTTCACAGCAGATCATCCAGCAGTTGCAGCTTGAGAAAGACTCCGGAAAGGACAGGTGGGCGATCGATCTGGTCGTGATCCACGAGGCTGGGGCGATCTGGGCAATCGAACGCGGACTCATAAGACAGTACACAGACTTTCTGACCGCGAGAAGACTGGTGACCATGAAGACTGCAGAAGTCGCGCTCGGTATCAACGTGAACGGGTACGTCATGCCGATGTTCCACAGCCAGACGGCCATAGCTTACAACCCAAGGTTCGTCAAGAACCCACCAAAGAGCTACGCGGAGCTGGTCGAATGGGTGAAGGAGAATCCGAAGAAGTTCGGCTACAACGGTATCAAAGGTGGTATGTCTGGCGTCTCGTTCGTGTTCGGCTGGGTGTACTGGAAATCCAAGAACCCTGATGTGTTGATGAACGGCCCGTTTGACGAGAAGTACATGGAAGACTGGCCGCAGATCTACGCCGAACTCAAAGAGTTCAACAAGTACGTAACACTGACATCGGGGAATGCGGGTACTCTCGACGCACTCAACCGAGGAGAAATCTGGATGGGCCCAGTTTGGGTAGACATGTTCTACACGTGGATAAGGGAAGGAAGGATGGATCCGAACATCAGGTTGATCCTGCCGGAACCTGGCATGCCTGGCCAACCTATGTACTTCGCGATACCGACAAAGGCTGCAAATGCAGATTACGCGCTCAAGATGATCGAATTCGTTTCGTCCCCTGCTGTGCACGCAAAGTACATAGTCGACAGGTTCAACTGGTATCCAGCCATCGGAATCGAATACGTCTCTCCATATCTGAGCAAAGAAGTTTTCGATAGGCTCTACCGGGACATCAAAGAGGAAGACCTTCTCAAGTTTGGCAAACGCATGCCCATAGCCGACTACAGAACCAGGATGCTGGAAGCTTACGAAAAATGGGTTGAAAAATGA
- a CDS encoding iron ABC transporter permease has protein sequence MFKQMKRLLNEPVLFAMIVLVWVLLLLFVIYPIFMVGLKSFESKLGVFDLTVYRTIFSKRYFLVPIFNTLKLGVTVACFGVLIGYVFAYSVAKANVFARNFFRTVATFPIVSPPFVVALAAILLFGRNGLFTRKLFGGIPPFEIYGFWGLVIVETLAYFPTAFLTLEGTLLSIGSDLEEASQSLGYSKWRTFWRVTFPLSLPGVLSAWLLVFSQSMADFGNPLVLGGRYHVLSVAAYLEITGSYRLSHGSALAIILLIPTLIAFFVQRYWLSRKSFVTVTGKSFISKAMELPRWAKAVLTVICLLLTASILLFYGTVFLGSFTKLWGVNHSFTLDNYKYVFNFSWEYLKDTLLLASIATPICGVLGIMIAYLVARKEFFGRRIMEAVSLLPFAVPGTVVGIGYLLAFNQKPLILTGTALIIILVFVFRELPVGVQNGVAALYQIDKSIEEASMDLGSNSYQTFWKITLPLLMPAFFTALFNAFVRSMTAISAVIFVVSAKWNLITVRILGAVSNGDLSQAAALSCTLIGFVVTAMFLMRFMTVNVSYQMKLRRVER, from the coding sequence ATGTTCAAGCAAATGAAGAGGCTTCTGAACGAACCGGTTCTGTTTGCCATGATAGTACTCGTGTGGGTTCTGTTGCTCTTGTTCGTGATCTATCCGATCTTCATGGTCGGTTTGAAGAGCTTTGAATCGAAACTCGGTGTCTTCGATTTGACGGTCTACAGAACGATATTTTCGAAAAGATATTTCTTAGTGCCCATATTCAACACCCTCAAGCTTGGAGTCACCGTGGCCTGCTTCGGCGTTCTGATCGGTTACGTCTTCGCCTATTCAGTGGCGAAGGCGAACGTGTTTGCGAGGAACTTTTTCAGAACCGTTGCAACCTTTCCCATAGTTTCACCACCATTCGTTGTTGCACTGGCCGCGATTCTGCTTTTCGGCAGGAACGGTCTTTTCACAAGAAAACTTTTCGGCGGGATCCCGCCGTTCGAAATATACGGTTTCTGGGGCCTCGTCATCGTAGAAACGCTCGCGTACTTTCCAACGGCTTTCTTGACACTCGAAGGCACTCTGTTGTCGATAGGATCGGACCTTGAAGAGGCCTCGCAGAGCCTCGGCTACAGCAAATGGAGAACCTTCTGGCGCGTGACTTTCCCGCTGAGTCTACCAGGCGTACTGTCAGCGTGGTTGCTCGTCTTTTCACAGTCCATGGCCGATTTTGGTAATCCCCTTGTACTTGGCGGTAGATACCACGTTCTCAGCGTCGCTGCGTATCTGGAGATCACCGGCAGTTACAGACTATCACACGGTTCAGCTCTCGCTATCATACTGCTGATACCCACATTGATCGCCTTCTTCGTCCAAAGATACTGGCTGTCCAGGAAATCTTTCGTGACCGTGACTGGGAAGAGTTTCATATCCAAAGCTATGGAGTTACCGAGATGGGCGAAAGCCGTGTTGACAGTGATCTGTCTTTTGCTTACAGCTTCAATATTGCTCTTCTACGGTACGGTCTTTCTCGGTTCATTCACCAAACTTTGGGGTGTGAATCATTCGTTCACACTGGACAACTACAAGTACGTTTTCAACTTCAGCTGGGAATATTTGAAGGACACTCTCCTGCTCGCTTCGATAGCGACCCCCATATGTGGTGTGCTGGGTATCATGATAGCTTATCTTGTCGCCAGAAAAGAGTTTTTTGGCAGAAGGATCATGGAGGCTGTTTCTTTGCTGCCTTTTGCGGTTCCCGGTACGGTCGTTGGCATCGGGTATCTGCTGGCGTTCAACCAGAAGCCCTTGATCCTGACCGGTACTGCCCTGATCATAATCCTTGTGTTCGTCTTCAGAGAACTTCCGGTCGGTGTTCAGAACGGAGTCGCGGCACTTTACCAGATCGACAAGTCCATCGAGGAAGCATCTATGGATCTTGGGAGCAACAGTTACCAGACGTTCTGGAAGATCACGTTACCGCTCCTGATGCCCGCATTTTTCACAGCTCTTTTCAACGCGTTCGTGCGTAGCATGACAGCCATCAGTGCCGTGATCTTCGTCGTTTCGGCGAAGTGGAATTTGATCACGGTACGCATCCTGGGGGCAGTGAGCAACGGGGATCTTTCGCAGGCTGCCGCTTTGAGTTGTACACTGATAGGCTTCGTGGTCACCGCGATGTTCTTGATGAGGTTCATGACGGTCAACGTCTCCTATCAGATGAAGCTCAGGAGGGTCGAGAGGTGA